AATAAGCTGTATGAGCTGAGGAAAGCGGTCACAGATAATAACTGATAAGAAGTGAGTATCATGTATGCGCTGTTCGCTGCTATTTCACTCTCCGATTATTAAAACTTCCGATGTCTTATGTCCTACCTTGCTTCAGGTCAATTTTCATGCTTTTACCTCCTTAAACGAAAAGGTGTATAACGTTCCGACCGTATCTGAAGTTCCCCAAAGAGGTATTTGGGCATAGTGCCGAAGGCACGAAGCCAGATACGCCCTTTTATACGCCGTGCCCATATTTTCTTTCTCTCTTTCTTCTGCTTGCATTTAGGGCGGTGAACCCTATGATCTCTCCTTTCTCATATCTGATTATGATGTCATCATCAGTGAGTTTGGAATCATCTGCATGGCTTGGCTTCTTGAAATTGATGTATAAAACCATCTGGTTTTAAAAATAGTTGTAGGTTCTTAAAATACTCTATTCGGTCTGGTATGTGATGTGTGACATTCCGCATTCCGCATGAATATAAAATCTAAACCTTCTTTAACCCCTCCAAAATGTCACCATTCAACAAGCCTCTGGACCTGGAATAAGCCCATTTATAGTCCTATAGTCCTTATATTTTAAATCTTCACTCTTATACTTCTTTCTGAACCCGTTAATATCCACCGTCAAATTGGTGGTATCTCCAATTATTATCGTTTTT
This sequence is a window from Methanophagales archaeon. Protein-coding genes within it:
- a CDS encoding DUF2283 domain-containing protein; amino-acid sequence: MVLYINFKKPSHADDSKLTDDDIIIRYEKGEIIGFTALNASRRKRERKYGHGV